The nucleotide window CTTTTGACCGGCGCGTACGCCCTCAACGCCTTGGACAACGACGAACGCGATGCCTTTGAACGGCACGCCCTAGGCGCTGTGGATACCCGCGAGGAAGTCCGCGGATTGAGCGAAACAGCCGCCATGCTGGCCTACGGCACGCCCGCCGTCGCCCCGCCGCCGGAGCTCAAATCCAAGGTTATGGCCTCCATCCGCAACACTCGCCAGCTGCCCGTCGACGCAGTGGTCGCCGACCTCGATACGAAACGCAGCGAGAAGAAGGCCAGAAGTACGACGGCGGTGCGCTGGCTCAGTGCCGCGGCCGGAGTTCTGCTGGTGACCACGGCAGCGCTGGGTGGCTGGGCCGTGGGCGTCTCCAATGACCAGGAACGGACCGAGCAGCGCCTCCAGGCGCTGGCAGAGCAGCAGAGCCAGGTGATGTCGGTCCTGACGGCGCCGGATGCCAAGATGATTCCGGGCCGGATGCCGGACGGTGCCGCGGTGACCATCGCCTTGTCCGCGCAGGCCGACAAGGGCGCAGTCATCACGCACGACCTTCCTCAGCTGGAGCAGGACCGGACCTACGAGCTCTGGCTGATCTCGGACGAGGGCGCCCAGCCTGCGGGCCTGATCCAAGGTGACGCCGCGGGGCAGACCAGCATGAGGCTGCTGGAAGGCGTCTCCGATGCCACCCATCTGGGCATCACGGTGGAACCTGCCGGCGGATCGCCCCAACCCACCACGGATCCGATCATGCTGCAGGAGCTGTAGGCGGATCCGGTCTGGCTACCAGCCATTAAGCGAAGCGGGCGGCCACCGAAAGGTGACCGCCCGCCGTCGTGAGTCGGACCGAGCAGGGCTCAGTAGGCGCGGACCCGCTGCTCGACCACGAGGTGGATGAGCGCGAAGGTCTTCTGCTCGTCGATCGCCTTCAGGGCCGCTTCGAGGGCGGCGGGCACATCGGCGTCGTTCTCTACCTTGATGCCGAAACCACCGAAGGCCTGGGCCATCAGCGCGAACTCCGGGTTCTTCAGCTGGGTGCCGGAGATCCGGTCCGGGTAGTGCCGCTCTTGGTGCGTGCGGATGGTGCCGTATTCCTGGTTGTCCATCACGATCACCAGCGGGGTGGCGCCGTACTGCGCGGCCGTGGCCAGCTCCTGGCCGTTCATCAGGAACTCCCCGTCGCCGGCGATGGTGACGACGCGGCGGCCGGGGTGTGCCAGCGAGGCGGCGATGGCGGACGGGATCGAGTAGCCCATGGAACCGTTGCGGGCGCTGAGCATCGAGGCGTACTGCTGGGTGGGGAAGTAGCGGTGCGCCCAGTTGGTGTGCTCGCCGGCGCCCAGCGTGACCATAGCGTCTTCGGGCAGATCGCGCACCAGGTTGGCCATCAAAG belongs to Arthrobacter crystallopoietes and includes:
- a CDS encoding anti-sigma factor; the protein is MDEQLHLLTGAYALNALDNDERDAFERHALGAVDTREEVRGLSETAAMLAYGTPAVAPPPELKSKVMASIRNTRQLPVDAVVADLDTKRSEKKARSTTAVRWLSAAAGVLLVTTAALGGWAVGVSNDQERTEQRLQALAEQQSQVMSVLTAPDAKMIPGRMPDGAAVTIALSAQADKGAVITHDLPQLEQDRTYELWLISDEGAQPAGLIQGDAAGQTSMRLLEGVSDATHLGITVEPAGGSPQPTTDPIMLQEL